Proteins encoded by one window of Acuticoccus sp. MNP-M23:
- a CDS encoding response regulator transcription factor translates to MNQRTILIVDDDDDLREGLAEQIGLYEEFTVVTADGAGAGIKAAKDNDVALAIVDVGLPDLDGREAVRLMRANGFKAPIVMLTGHTTDSDAIVGLEAGANDYVTKPFRFAVLLARIRAHLRQFDQSEDATFTIGQYTFKPAGKLLLESDGRRVRLTEKETAILKYLYRAGEKSVTRDVLLHEVWGYNSGVTTHTLETHIYRLRQKMERNPASAELLVTEGGGYKLMPRAAHPE, encoded by the coding sequence GTGAACCAGCGCACCATTCTTATCGTCGACGATGACGACGACCTTCGCGAAGGCCTTGCCGAACAGATCGGCCTTTACGAGGAATTCACGGTGGTGACGGCGGACGGGGCCGGCGCCGGCATCAAGGCGGCCAAGGACAACGACGTCGCGCTCGCCATCGTCGACGTGGGTCTGCCGGATCTCGACGGACGCGAAGCGGTGCGCCTGATGCGGGCCAACGGCTTCAAGGCGCCAATCGTCATGCTGACCGGGCATACCACCGACTCCGACGCCATTGTAGGGCTGGAGGCCGGTGCCAACGACTATGTGACCAAACCCTTCCGCTTTGCGGTCCTCCTGGCACGCATCCGCGCGCATCTGCGGCAGTTCGACCAGAGCGAGGACGCAACTTTCACGATAGGCCAGTATACTTTCAAGCCGGCCGGAAAGCTCCTCCTGGAAAGCGACGGCCGCCGCGTCCGCCTGACCGAAAAGGAGACGGCCATCTTGAAATATCTTTATCGGGCCGGGGAAAAATCCGTCACCCGGGACGTGCTTCTGCACGAGGTGTGGGGCTATAATTCGGGCGTGACCACACATACCCTGGAAACCCACATCTACCGCTTGCGCCAGAAGATGGAGCGCAATCCGGCTTCCGCCGAACTTCTGGTGACGGAAGGTGGCGGATACAAGCTTATGCCGCGGGCG